DNA sequence from the Methylacidiphilum kamchatkense Kam1 genome:
AGTTTTTTTAGGCCTAAATCCTTTAATTCTTGCCCCATACGGTCTGAAAAGAAAAAAGACAAATCTGGTCGGCCATTATAATCAAGATCCATAGCTAAGAAGGCAATGTCAGAGGCAATGTCTATGAACCGGAATCTTTCATTGAACTCAATCCGATCGACAATACAGATATTTTTAGGTTGCAAATGAATATGTTCAAGATGCAAGTCTCCATGACAATTTTTGATCCAACCTTGCTGTACTCGCTCTTCAAAAAGGTCAGGATACAGTTCATAAAAACGGTTTGTAAAATAGCGGATCGACTCAAAGGCGATTCGGCTGACGGTTATATCGATGACCGATTGGGTCTGCTCAAAGTTTTCATCGGTATTTTTTTTAATTTTCTCGATGGTACCCCATGAAGCAATATCCGCTCCCCCGTCGGTTTCTTTATAGAACTGGCACAGCTTTGAGACAATCCTATCAATATCCGCTAGTTGCACGCAATTCCTACGGAGTAATCTTTTGAAAAAATAACGATGCGGGAGCATACGCATTTGTACTGCATATTCGACGGCAGTGCCTGGGCCATCAAAAGACAAGAAACCCGAAGAATTTCTGAAAATAGGAATGACTCCTAAGTATGCATCAGGACAGAGGAGCCTATTTAACTGAATTTCTTGTTGGCAAAAAAAACGTCTTTTTTCGAGAGTAGAAAAATCAAGAAATCCAAAATTCACTGGTTTTTTTATTTTGTAAACAAAAGGAGGAACGATAAAAACATAGGATGCATGGGTTTGAACAAAGCGAATATGTTTAGGCTTATGGGGATAGGAATGTTTGGTTAACAGAAACTTTAAGAGTTCTTCTTGAGATGGAAGATCGTCCTTTGTTTTTTTGTCGTTATTCATATGTGTTTTTTTTTACATTTCAGGATATATATCTTTTTGATTCATCGGTAGTTGTTGGGATGATTTTTTTCTTAAGAACCCTTTCCAAAGAGGATATAAAAGGAAAGCGAAAAAGGAAAGGCAAAAGACTACTGAGGGATTGAACAAGATTTAGTGCTCTGAGTTTTGTTGGAGAGAACGCATTATAATAATAAAGCTTTAAGGATTGTCGGAATATGTTTGTTAGAATTGGTGTGGATATAGGAGGCACTTTTACAGATTTTGTGGTTTATGATGGGGGTTCTATTCAAAGGTTAAAACGGCGGTCGACCAGTGTGCGACCTGAAGAAGGATTAATTGAAGGAATCAAAGAACTGCTTAACTCTTTTGATCGTCTGAGTGCTTTTGAAATTGTCCATGGTACAACTGTTGGAACCAATGCTATTCTTGAGGGCAAAGGTGCGAAGACAGCTCTTTTTACTACCAAAGGCTTTGAGGATGTCCTTGAGATTGGTAGGCAGAACCGGCGTAGCCTCTATAAACTTGGGCCATCTAAAGTCCCTTGTCTTATTCCACGACACCTCCGCTTTGGGGTTCCTGAAAGAGTCACAAAAGAAGGAGAAGTAATAGAGGCTATCGATCTTTCCGCTGTGGACACTCTGATAGACAAATTAAAAGAGGAGCAAGTAGAAAGCGTGGCTGTCTCTTTCCTGTTCTCTTTTGCTAATCCCATCCACGAAAAGAAGATTGGGTTATTCCTAAGGCAGAAAGGCTATCAGGTAAGCTTGTCGCATGAAATTCTTTCTGAATATAGGGAATATGAAAGAACGTCGACGACAGTCCTCAATGCTATGATTGGTCCTGTAATTTCAAGATATCTCGAAGGGGCTTTGAAATCTCTTTATCAATGGATTGCCTCTCGTTTTGGACATCGGCTTCTTTCTCATTGTCGAAGAAAGTCTTTTTTCAGAATAATGCAATCTAACGGTGGCATATTATCGGTGGATGGGATCAGAAAAAAACCACTTTTGACGATCTTATCCGGACCAGCTGGAGGGGTGTGTGCAGCAGCAGCTGTGGCTCGCAGTTGTGGTTTAGAACGAGTGGTAACACTTGATATGGGAGGCACATCAACTGATGTCAGTTTTTTCGTGGGTGAAGAGATGGATAGAACGACAGAAGGTGAAATTGGGGGATATGCCTTTGGCAGTTCTATCCTCTCGATAAAATCGATTGCAGCGGGGGGTGGGTCGATCGTTCGGGTTGATGCGGGAGGAGCTTTGCGGGTAGGTCCTCAGAGTGCCGGTTCCGATCCAGGGCCGATTTGCTATGGGAAAGGAGAATGT
Encoded proteins:
- a CDS encoding bifunctional aminoglycoside phosphotransferase/ATP-binding protein; amino-acid sequence: MNNDKKTKDDLPSQEELLKFLLTKHSYPHKPKHIRFVQTHASYVFIVPPFVYKIKKPVNFGFLDFSTLEKRRFFCQQEIQLNRLLCPDAYLGVIPIFRNSSGFLSFDGPGTAVEYAVQMRMLPHRYFFKRLLRRNCVQLADIDRIVSKLCQFYKETDGGADIASWGTIEKIKKNTDENFEQTQSVIDITVSRIAFESIRYFTNRFYELYPDLFEERVQQGWIKNCHGDLHLEHIHLQPKNICIVDRIEFNERFRFIDIASDIAFLAMDLDYNGRPDLSFFFSDRMGQELKDLGLKKLLDFYKSYRAYVRGKVEGMTAQDPLVDPAKKKEHIERAKKYFRLSLQYAAIGSKPILLVVMGKIATGKSYLAQSLAEELDWKLFSSDRIRKEMLGLDIYTRPEGSIREKLYSEEITSKTYERLIHSGLIELSQNKGVVLDATFGRIEQRALLLDALHSKGYNSLFIEVQADLPTREKRLAERTLYPSISDARLEDLTLIDSLYEEPMELPQDRLLKISSTEPLMLLLSRLFHILCDRHLQQLMQGKANI
- a CDS encoding hydantoinase/oxoprolinase family protein — its product is MFVRIGVDIGGTFTDFVVYDGGSIQRLKRRSTSVRPEEGLIEGIKELLNSFDRLSAFEIVHGTTVGTNAILEGKGAKTALFTTKGFEDVLEIGRQNRRSLYKLGPSKVPCLIPRHLRFGVPERVTKEGEVIEAIDLSAVDTLIDKLKEEQVESVAVSFLFSFANPIHEKKIGLFLRQKGYQVSLSHEILSEYREYERTSTTVLNAMIGPVISRYLEGALKSLYQWIASRFGHRLLSHCRRKSFFRIMQSNGGILSVDGIRKKPLLTILSGPAGGVCAAAAVARSCGLERVVTLDMGGTSTDVSFFVGEEMDRTTEGEIGGYAFGSSILSIKSIAAGGGSIVRVDAGGALRVGPQSAGSDPGPICYGKGECLTVTDAHLILGRLLDTFFLGGQLRLDRQRTWQLFEQFCQQKMAEYIQKEGGIEKGVIGLAQGILDITNLQMAKAIELMTVSKGLDPRDFSLMVYGGAGGLHGCDLAEALGIPLIVVPRDPGLFCSLGVLLSDVVKDYSFSCIRSLEAFEEEEIESFFRKLEREAKKDLEEEGIPSSRQLFSRYIDLRYKGQSFEISLPYSTRLEREFHQKHEERFGYCDWSRTIETVTFRLKAVGVIDKMTFPRYPILGETPRPEALIGTMPVYFQKKQWPTSFYLREKLEGGNRIVGPAIIVEYSATSVVNPGFEATVDCYGNLFISKRT